A window of Lacibacter sediminis contains these coding sequences:
- a CDS encoding ELWxxDGT repeat protein has translation MKKVVFSILMLCTYVAAISQNPILLKDVSPGNNSGTIQQIVKTSNYTFFNENDGGAATDRSLYRTDGTPAGTLKLNLTYPGYISTKAEKLTALGNKIIFAGDNSANYGEVWISDGTQSGTVALERFQPNSNRIPVVEINAMDSYAYYSVINKDASNVNHAYLKRTDGTAAGTSLVYDFSAFTGVPQVVFLTPVNNILYFIVYDQFGTGADQLWRSDGTTAGTYMVYDFTTAAFVEGFIMPAGNVFYILIGSVVSGVRQNTLWKSDGTAAGTAPLKLIGTGNNYIYPAFASIGSTLYFAGQDGNGRELWKTDGTEVGTVRLADINPGAASANPINFTVFNNALYFSANNGTNGTELWKYNGTVAAMVEDILPGSGSSSPSFLVESNGTILFQATNGITGNELWITDGTAANTKLVADINIAGSSLPNLLTTGNPVYFAANDGVNGFEVFKYDNSGGIQNIKTKLYVNDNSTAGDVFTTAIGNNENAGTAAAPYASLQYAVSQAAPGAVIYVDAGAFSEQVIIDKGISIIGAGATLTFFTPPASSLVPAPGPFTEIGLFETTQNIGDVHISGLSLNSNNASQNIIIQSGGSVKNCSLLNGGQGIFFRIESATKTAVIENNFIQPQGIGINCQGAGLTALIKNNTITNTTEFYSGIFAGLDFGPLPSLTVTNNILNNYASYGIGISGASYNGTINQNSFTGAGVAINRNGNGGNTLLASCNWFGSSDAGTVASKIIGTVNYTPFLTSGIDGSSNVGFQPTATCPAGNTWYVNNNNLSGDLFTTAVGNNANAGTKTAPFATIQYAVNIAATNDIIYVDAGTYTEQVTITKGITIIGAGQNLTFILKPTTTAPPPGPFTEQGVIQTSQNIGDVNIKDLSVTGDYNINVTPLIIQTGGSVRNCKLQNGNQGLFVRIDPATNPTSKTFVIEGNTIDAEYIAVNVAGTNLSATLNNNTLTANNTGFSSGLWAGMDFGPLGRLTATNNLFNKYVTSGIQISASNASITQNAFIGTGTLAINRTGGANITANCNWYGTTNPTSITTKVNAGVTYYPWFTDGTDASSQPGFQHNETCGASSNIYYVNDNSTSGDLFTTAVGNDANAGTTPTSPLATINAALTKASPGATIYIDAGTYSAQNTTIGKQVQIIGTNYNASPNNPSDPLLINPVRNAESIIDNSTWTIGADGISITGLTFTPTGNAVVVNNTSFGGITLNRNRAKLNSIFPAFVFLGSGTGTSISSLVNWGLTINENRFEKEDASSGNSVRVNRFGNVNINNNSFVVTGSTERTQNSIAIGNAGVVAYLFVNNNIFDRAAIALNTNSLGFTNINKNIFSNTGSAFVGNNSFAESSDVLFTNNTLDGSGGIVPFVQYTRQGGNAVGATSSFTVEGNSITGTAIAGTTTLLGSMNLIFMNSVLNPSLTVRNNKISYSGDLSSVPAHLIRPIMLRGNLLNAVVEKNEITLTGTNQQPKTAGIDLPVSPAITLHPDNGNNSFLQTGSVINIRNNKVHGFKHSFVVFDNSTGANPYVGFGNLPFGATVNVNNNSFTGDSMSINHSNVGEVVNASCNWYGSAAAQEFINKLSLPTVDIAPWLTNGTDNDAATGFQPVPNSCDGYPTLITLNGSTNVTCNGAANGTINITTSYGKVPFTYTWTKEGDANFVSHDEDPTGLASGTYHLAILDGNGSNIYITDPEADGPGTITITITEPDVLTASAGGSNNVCFNGTIGTASVLPAGGTASYTYLWSNGATANEITNLAAGVYNVTVTDAKGCTTTASYEVTQPTQVIASITNTSTACSNIATVAAGGGTKGYTYLWSNGSTSPTISGVPVGTYNVTVTDANGCTATASVTLTVAEAFNPSASVTNVTCFGANNGIITVTNANGTGQLMFSKDGGVSFVNGSLPFSFTNLAPGTYNIAVKDVNGCTGFVEKTIAQPTVLTATIGSVQSTCFGTSTGAINITVSGGTPSYSYSWTGLGGSFSSSQLNISSLAAGDYTLTVRDNNNCTYSLPVTVPSIAAILVSETINNVTCRGAANGSITVNASGGTNYPPPSFNYLWNTGATTTTISNLAPGNYSVRITDNGSGCFINKSYTVTQPALVLALTTTKTNATGCNSLGTITATGSGGTAPYTYTVNGNVINESSIGGLYAGDYTVTVTDANGCTTSKIVTITDNGSDEYEGNNSKNQAKQIPTSGSLTARLALANDAADWFRFTAPVSASGLYSIKTMTTAPNVAYAINVYASGNNTPAIVPVNVINNGEKHYQLTAGTTYFVSITTATLSFICYNLTVSALEPVEITANTPQSRITVEATPVIDMLKAFTYPNPHNGNFTLSIESPEEGVATVEMYTVNGQKLSERKANVTKGKGNTVKYSNMNYAILFYKVRIGKHVATGKIISPN, from the coding sequence ATGAAAAAAGTTGTCTTCAGCATTCTAATGCTGTGTACTTACGTGGCAGCCATCTCTCAAAACCCGATTTTACTAAAAGATGTTTCTCCCGGCAACAATTCGGGAACTATTCAGCAGATTGTTAAAACAAGCAACTACACTTTTTTTAATGAAAATGACGGAGGGGCTGCTACCGACAGAAGCTTGTACCGTACAGATGGTACTCCTGCAGGCACTTTAAAATTAAATCTTACATATCCCGGTTATATAAGCACAAAAGCTGAAAAGCTTACAGCTTTAGGTAACAAAATAATTTTTGCAGGCGACAATTCTGCCAACTATGGTGAAGTGTGGATAAGTGATGGAACGCAGTCGGGCACGGTTGCACTGGAAAGATTTCAACCCAACTCTAACAGGATACCGGTTGTAGAAATAAATGCAATGGACTCTTATGCCTATTACAGTGTAATTAATAAAGATGCATCAAACGTTAACCATGCATATTTAAAAAGAACCGATGGTACTGCGGCAGGCACATCATTAGTTTATGATTTTTCAGCTTTTACAGGCGTTCCGCAGGTTGTATTTCTTACACCTGTAAATAATATCCTTTACTTTATAGTTTATGATCAGTTTGGAACGGGGGCTGATCAATTATGGCGAAGTGATGGTACTACGGCAGGTACTTACATGGTGTACGATTTTACCACTGCCGCTTTTGTAGAAGGATTCATTATGCCGGCGGGCAATGTTTTTTATATTCTTATTGGCAGTGTTGTTAGTGGAGTACGTCAGAATACATTATGGAAAAGTGATGGTACTGCTGCTGGTACTGCTCCTTTAAAACTAATAGGTACGGGCAACAACTATATTTATCCTGCTTTTGCAAGCATTGGCTCTACCTTATACTTTGCGGGGCAAGACGGCAACGGAAGAGAGCTTTGGAAAACAGATGGAACCGAGGTGGGCACAGTTCGCTTAGCAGATATTAACCCGGGTGCAGCCAGTGCTAACCCGATTAACTTTACTGTTTTCAATAACGCTCTTTATTTTTCTGCTAACAATGGAACAAACGGCACTGAATTATGGAAATACAACGGTACTGTTGCTGCAATGGTGGAAGATATTTTACCGGGATCGGGTAGCAGCAGTCCCTCTTTCTTAGTTGAATCCAATGGAACCATTTTGTTTCAGGCAACAAACGGCATAACCGGTAACGAATTGTGGATTACAGATGGTACTGCTGCTAATACTAAATTAGTAGCAGACATAAATATTGCCGGCTCTTCTTTACCAAACCTGTTAACAACAGGCAATCCGGTTTATTTCGCAGCAAATGATGGAGTGAATGGCTTTGAAGTATTTAAATACGATAACTCTGGGGGCATACAGAATATAAAAACCAAATTATATGTAAACGATAACAGCACTGCAGGTGATGTGTTTACAACCGCCATTGGTAATAACGAAAATGCAGGTACAGCAGCAGCGCCCTATGCAAGTTTGCAATATGCAGTATCGCAAGCAGCTCCCGGTGCTGTTATTTATGTAGATGCAGGCGCCTTCTCAGAACAGGTAATTATTGATAAAGGCATTTCTATTATTGGTGCCGGAGCCACACTTACCTTTTTTACACCACCGGCTTCATCATTAGTACCTGCTCCCGGTCCGTTTACCGAAATAGGATTATTTGAAACAACGCAGAATATTGGTGATGTGCATATCTCCGGTCTTTCTTTAAACAGTAACAATGCTTCACAAAACATCATTATACAAAGCGGAGGCAGCGTAAAGAATTGCTCTTTACTTAACGGAGGTCAGGGAATTTTCTTCCGTATTGAATCGGCAACAAAAACAGCAGTCATTGAAAACAACTTTATTCAGCCGCAGGGTATTGGAATTAATTGCCAGGGAGCAGGGTTAACGGCACTTATAAAAAACAATACCATTACAAATACTACAGAATTTTATTCCGGCATTTTTGCAGGGCTTGATTTCGGGCCCCTGCCATCACTAACGGTTACAAACAACATCCTCAATAATTATGCTTCGTATGGCATTGGAATTTCAGGAGCCAGTTATAATGGCACGATTAACCAGAATAGTTTCACAGGCGCAGGTGTTGCTATCAACCGAAATGGAAACGGAGGCAATACCCTGCTTGCATCTTGTAATTGGTTTGGTTCCTCTGATGCAGGAACTGTAGCATCGAAAATAATTGGAACAGTTAACTACACACCTTTTCTCACCAGTGGAATTGATGGCAGCAGCAATGTGGGCTTTCAACCAACCGCTACTTGTCCTGCAGGTAATACATGGTATGTAAATAATAACAATTTAAGTGGTGATCTGTTTACAACTGCTGTTGGTAATAATGCCAATGCAGGAACTAAGACAGCTCCATTTGCCACTATACAGTACGCAGTAAATATTGCTGCTACAAATGATATCATTTATGTAGATGCGGGAACATATACCGAACAGGTAACCATTACAAAAGGAATAACAATTATAGGTGCAGGTCAAAACCTCACTTTCATTTTGAAACCAACTACAACAGCTCCACCTCCAGGTCCGTTTACCGAACAGGGGGTAATACAAACCTCACAAAATATTGGTGATGTAAACATAAAAGATTTGTCTGTAACCGGTGATTATAATATTAATGTAACACCTCTGATTATTCAAACTGGGGGAAGCGTAAGAAATTGTAAACTGCAGAATGGCAATCAGGGCTTATTTGTAAGGATTGATCCTGCTACCAACCCCACTTCAAAAACATTCGTCATAGAGGGAAACACAATTGATGCAGAATATATTGCCGTAAATGTAGCTGGCACAAATCTTAGCGCTACGCTAAATAACAATACACTCACTGCAAATAACACAGGGTTCTCTTCGGGCCTGTGGGCTGGGATGGATTTTGGTCCATTAGGTCGATTGACGGCAACTAATAATTTATTCAATAAATACGTTACTAGTGGCATACAAATCTCCGCCTCCAATGCAAGTATTACACAAAATGCATTTATAGGTACTGGTACATTAGCTATTAATAGAACAGGTGGTGCTAATATTACCGCCAACTGTAACTGGTACGGCACAACTAACCCAACATCTATTACAACAAAAGTAAATGCAGGTGTTACTTATTATCCCTGGTTTACCGACGGTACAGATGCCAGCAGCCAACCCGGATTTCAGCATAATGAAACTTGCGGAGCAAGCAGCAATATTTATTATGTAAATGACAACAGCACCTCAGGGGATCTTTTTACAACTGCAGTTGGTAATGATGCGAATGCAGGCACCACACCCACATCTCCACTTGCAACAATTAATGCAGCACTTACAAAAGCATCTCCAGGGGCTACCATTTATATAGATGCAGGAACCTATTCAGCACAAAACACGACAATAGGTAAACAGGTTCAAATCATTGGAACAAATTATAATGCATCACCCAATAATCCATCTGATCCTTTGTTGATAAATCCTGTACGTAATGCAGAATCAATCATCGATAACTCAACCTGGACAATTGGTGCTGATGGTATAAGTATTACAGGTTTAACCTTTACCCCAACAGGTAATGCTGTTGTAGTAAATAATACATCTTTTGGGGGTATTACTTTGAACAGAAACCGGGCAAAATTAAACAGCATATTCCCTGCATTCGTTTTCCTTGGCTCAGGCACCGGTACGAGTATTTCTTCCCTTGTTAACTGGGGTTTGACTATAAATGAAAACAGATTTGAAAAAGAAGATGCTTCCTCAGGAAATTCAGTGAGGGTAAACCGTTTTGGCAATGTGAATATTAATAATAATTCATTTGTAGTAACGGGTAGTACAGAGCGTACACAAAACAGTATTGCAATTGGTAATGCAGGTGTTGTAGCATATCTATTTGTAAACAATAACATTTTTGACAGGGCTGCAATAGCGTTAAACACAAACAGCCTGGGCTTTACAAATATTAATAAGAACATATTCAGTAACACAGGCTCTGCGTTTGTTGGAAACAACAGCTTTGCTGAATCTTCTGATGTTTTGTTTACTAATAATACGCTCGATGGCAGTGGTGGTATTGTACCTTTTGTGCAATATACCCGACAAGGCGGCAATGCGGTTGGCGCTACATCATCGTTTACAGTTGAAGGTAATAGTATTACGGGTACGGCTATTGCAGGCACAACTACTCTGTTGGGCAGTATGAATTTAATTTTCATGAACAGTGTTTTAAACCCGTCATTAACAGTACGGAATAATAAAATATCATACAGTGGAGATTTAAGTTCGGTGCCGGCGCATCTCATTCGTCCCATTATGCTTCGTGGAAACCTGCTAAACGCTGTAGTTGAAAAAAATGAAATCACTTTAACAGGAACCAATCAGCAACCAAAAACAGCAGGAATTGATTTACCCGTGAGCCCTGCAATTACATTACATCCGGATAACGGAAATAATTCGTTCCTTCAAACCGGCTCTGTTATTAACATCCGCAACAATAAAGTACATGGTTTTAAACACTCCTTTGTAGTGTTTGATAATTCAACAGGAGCAAATCCATATGTAGGGTTTGGTAATCTTCCGTTTGGTGCTACGGTAAACGTAAATAACAACAGTTTTACTGGAGACTCTATGAGTATTAATCACAGCAATGTTGGAGAGGTGGTGAATGCTTCCTGTAACTGGTATGGTTCAGCAGCAGCACAAGAGTTTATCAATAAGCTTTCATTGCCTACAGTTGATATTGCTCCCTGGTTAACTAATGGTACAGATAATGATGCAGCAACAGGTTTTCAACCGGTGCCAAATTCATGTGATGGTTATCCTACATTAATCACATTAAACGGATCAACCAATGTAACCTGTAATGGAGCTGCCAATGGTACGATTAACATTACCACATCTTATGGTAAGGTACCATTTACTTACACATGGACAAAGGAAGGCGATGCGAATTTTGTTTCGCATGATGAAGACCCAACCGGATTAGCATCTGGAACTTATCATTTAGCAATACTTGATGGTAATGGTTCAAACATATACATCACAGATCCTGAAGCTGACGGACCGGGCACCATTACCATAACCATTACCGAGCCGGATGTATTAACAGCATCTGCAGGCGGCAGCAACAATGTTTGCTTCAATGGTACCATTGGTACGGCATCGGTTCTTCCTGCTGGCGGTACAGCTTCTTATACGTATCTGTGGAGCAATGGGGCAACAGCCAATGAGATCACGAATCTTGCAGCAGGTGTTTACAATGTTACGGTTACAGATGCAAAAGGTTGTACAACAACAGCATCTTATGAAGTAACACAGCCAACTCAGGTAATCGCATCCATCACCAACACTTCAACTGCATGTTCAAATATTGCAACAGTTGCAGCAGGTGGCGGCACAAAGGGTTACACTTACCTGTGGAGTAATGGCTCTACTTCTCCAACTATCAGTGGTGTTCCGGTTGGTACTTACAATGTTACCGTAACAGATGCAAACGGATGTACCGCAACAGCAAGTGTTACACTAACAGTGGCAGAAGCATTTAATCCATCAGCATCTGTAACAAATGTTACCTGCTTTGGTGCAAACAATGGCATCATTACAGTAACCAACGCAAACGGTACAGGACAATTAATGTTCAGCAAAGATGGTGGCGTAAGTTTTGTAAATGGGTCATTGCCATTCAGCTTCACAAACCTTGCACCAGGTACATACAATATTGCAGTGAAAGATGTAAATGGTTGTACAGGCTTTGTAGAAAAGACCATTGCACAACCAACAGTATTAACGGCAACAATTGGTAGTGTTCAAAGCACTTGCTTTGGTACAAGTACAGGCGCAATAAATATAACAGTGAGTGGAGGTACTCCTTCTTACAGCTACAGCTGGACTGGTTTGGGCGGCAGCTTCTCATCCTCTCAGCTGAATATAAGCAGTCTGGCCGCAGGTGATTATACATTAACTGTTAGAGATAATAATAATTGTACTTACAGCTTGCCGGTAACAGTTCCCTCCATTGCTGCAATACTTGTAAGTGAAACTATAAACAATGTAACCTGCCGTGGTGCAGCGAACGGGTCTATTACTGTTAATGCAAGTGGCGGAACAAATTACCCGCCTCCCAGCTTCAATTACTTGTGGAATACAGGCGCAACTACAACAACAATCAGCAATCTTGCACCGGGTAATTACAGTGTACGTATTACCGACAATGGAAGTGGTTGCTTTATCAACAAGTCTTATACTGTTACACAACCTGCGTTGGTATTGGCTCTTACAACAACGAAAACGAATGCAACAGGTTGTAACAGTCTTGGTACTATTACAGCAACGGGTAGTGGTGGTACTGCGCCCTATACTTACACTGTGAACGGTAATGTTATTAATGAAAGTAGTATTGGTGGATTATATGCAGGAGATTATACCGTAACGGTTACTGATGCTAATGGATGTACAACAAGTAAGATTGTAACAATTACAGATAACGGTAGTGATGAATATGAAGGAAATAACAGTAAAAATCAAGCGAAGCAAATACCCACCAGCGGATCATTAACAGCACGGCTTGCTTTAGCTAATGATGCAGCAGATTGGTTTAGGTTTACCGCTCCGGTTAGTGCTTCCGGTTTGTATAGTATTAAAACAATGACAACCGCTCCTAATGTCGCTTACGCTATTAATGTATATGCATCAGGTAATAATACACCTGCCATCGTTCCAGTAAATGTGATCAATAATGGTGAGAAACATTACCAGCTTACAGCAGGTACTACTTATTTTGTAAGTATTACAACAGCAACCCTTTCATTTATTTGTTATAATCTAACAGTGAGCGCACTTGAACCTGTTGAAATAACGGCGAATACTCCTCAAAGCAGAATTACTGTTGAGGCGACTCCTGTTATAGATATGCTCAAAGCGTTTACTTATCCTAATCCACACAACGGCAACTTTACATTAAGCATTGAATCGCCGGAAGAAGGTGTAGCTACTGTTGAAATGTATACAGTTAATGGACAGAAACTAAGCGAACGGAAAGCAAATGTTACAAAAGGCAAAGGAAATACAGTGAAGTACAGTAACATGAATTATGCAATACTCTTCTATAAGGTGCGTATTGGTAAGCATGTTGCAACAGGTAAAATTATCAGTCCGAATTAG
- a CDS encoding zinc-dependent metalloprotease family protein — protein MKGKPIVILQPLQFDDTKMLAYLKDSIEKFYPVEIIIADVINFPANSYYKPRNRYRADSTIKWLRQIKPDSARTIVGITNEDVSVNKGAHKDYGVMGLGYKPGKSCVVSTYRLGKTATSQKHFQQRLFKVVVHEMGHNFGLHHCPTETCIMVDAEGQMKLDREKNLCGNCRRKLQIN, from the coding sequence ATGAAGGGAAAGCCAATTGTTATTTTACAACCCCTGCAGTTTGATGATACAAAAATGCTTGCCTACCTGAAAGACAGTATTGAGAAATTCTATCCTGTTGAAATTATAATTGCTGATGTAATAAACTTTCCGGCAAATTCTTATTACAAACCACGTAACCGCTACCGTGCTGATTCAACCATCAAGTGGTTAAGACAGATCAAACCTGATTCAGCCCGAACAATTGTTGGAATTACCAATGAGGATGTTTCTGTTAATAAAGGCGCACATAAAGATTATGGTGTTATGGGTTTGGGATATAAACCCGGCAAGTCTTGCGTTGTTTCAACATATCGGTTAGGGAAAACAGCTACATCACAAAAACATTTTCAGCAGCGACTGTTCAAAGTAGTTGTGCATGAAATGGGTCACAATTTCGGTTTGCATCATTGTCCAACTGAAACCTGCATTATGGTTGATGCTGAAGGACAGATGAAATTAGATAGAGAAAAGAATCTGTGCGGTAACTGTAGGCGAAAACTTCAAATCAATTAA